In Methanobacterium paludis, the following proteins share a genomic window:
- the cobJ gene encoding precorrin-3B C(17)-methyltransferase, which yields MISVIGIGPSRENMSIRAMNAIGAADVIITYKKYIKNIEDLVEGKEIILKGMGDEIKRAELAVSKSQEGKRVALISSGDPGVFGMANVFFQILGKYDDVEVEVIPGVTAANFAASLLGAPLHDFAVISLSDILTPLSEIKRKVNAAAKGDFVIAIYNPLSKTRTKPFEEAYKILLETKGPKTPVGIVRSTSDGAVVTVTNLHDLLDHEINMSTTVIVGNSMTYVQDGHMITPRGYKVPYPTHPLAVEFYDKYLAGEGNKGSNRECEFYPCHSHPQNCTFCYCPFYPCGDSSTGGKWIKNKGVWSCENCEWIHRDKTVECIQARLPEILQEVDDLKNKKKDLLKLRRECMYLTK from the coding sequence ATGATCAGCGTTATAGGAATTGGACCCTCCCGTGAAAATATGAGCATCAGGGCCATGAATGCAATAGGGGCTGCGGATGTTATAATCACCTACAAGAAGTACATAAAAAACATAGAAGATCTTGTAGAAGGAAAGGAGATCATACTCAAGGGAATGGGTGATGAGATAAAAAGGGCAGAACTTGCAGTATCTAAATCTCAGGAAGGAAAGAGAGTTGCTTTGATAAGTTCAGGAGACCCTGGAGTCTTTGGAATGGCAAACGTGTTCTTCCAGATTCTGGGAAAGTACGACGATGTTGAAGTTGAAGTCATACCTGGAGTAACTGCGGCAAATTTTGCAGCATCCTTGCTTGGGGCGCCTCTACACGACTTTGCAGTTATAAGTCTAAGTGACATTTTAACTCCCCTTTCTGAAATAAAGAGGAAGGTCAATGCAGCAGCTAAGGGTGATTTTGTAATAGCCATATACAACCCCCTGAGCAAAACAAGAACCAAACCCTTTGAAGAAGCATATAAAATTCTTCTTGAAACAAAAGGTCCGAAAACACCTGTTGGAATAGTTAGAAGTACCTCAGATGGTGCTGTAGTTACAGTGACAAACCTCCATGATCTTTTGGATCATGAGATAAACATGTCCACAACAGTTATAGTTGGAAACTCCATGACCTACGTCCAAGATGGTCACATGATAACCCCCCGAGGTTACAAGGTTCCATATCCAACACATCCACTAGCAGTTGAATTCTACGATAAATACCTTGCAGGTGAAGGTAACAAAGGTTCCAACAGGGAATGTGAATTTTATCCATGTCACAGCCACCCTCAAAACTGTACATTTTGTTACTGCCCATTTTATCCTTGTGGTGACAGTTCAACCGGTGGAAAGTGGATAAAAAATAAGGGTGTCTGGAGCTGTGAAAACTGTGAATGGATACACCGCGACAAAACAGTTGAGTGCATACAGGCCAGACTACCCGAAATACTTCAGGAAGTGGACGACCTGAAGAATAAAAAGAAAGACCTTTTAAAATTAAGAAGAGAATGCATGTATCTTACCAAATAA
- a CDS encoding HEAT repeat domain-containing protein, whose product MEMDEKDVAGLIENLNDPDWDVRNYIADILVKIGEPAINPLIKALKNDDLDIRMEAARVLGRIGNKKALTPLIGALKDEDVNFRKQAASAINKIIDKGTVPK is encoded by the coding sequence ATGGAAATGGATGAAAAAGATGTTGCAGGCCTTATTGAAAATTTAAACGACCCTGATTGGGATGTGCGGAATTATATAGCTGATATTCTGGTTAAAATTGGTGAACCGGCCATAAATCCTTTAATAAAGGCTCTTAAGAACGATGACCTTGATATCCGTATGGAGGCCGCCAGGGTTCTGGGGAGAATAGGAAATAAAAAGGCGTTAACCCCCCTCATAGGTGCTTTAAAGGATGAAGATGTGAATTTTCGCAAACAAGCGGCGTCTGCAATCAATAAAATTATTGATAAAGGTACAGTACCAAAATGA
- a CDS encoding aconitase X — MYLTKEEKKMYNGEEGPAVAKCMEIIVALGDIYGAKRLVDISSAQISGVSYKTIGDAGLEFVEELAKDAHVRVPSTLNPAGVDLKIWRELGFSEEFTQKQLRIVEAYQKMGISTTCTCTPYLVGNVPMLGSHIAWSESSAVCYANSVLGARTNREGGPGALAAAICGKTAEYGYHLDEERKANLVVEVDANLAGSDYGAIGYMVGNKVGGGVPYFKFQKAPSTDELKWLGAALASSGAVALYHVEGVTPEYKDALKGVDVDKISLGRSDITEARQKLSTTTKKPDLICLGCPHASLEEIREISEKVAGRSIKNELWVCTSISVKAAADRMGYTSIIEKAGGKIVCDTCMVVAPIEELEFKVVGVNSAKAANYVPNMCGLEVVFDDFENLIDFEE; from the coding sequence ATGTACCTGACAAAAGAAGAAAAAAAGATGTATAATGGGGAAGAAGGCCCCGCAGTTGCAAAATGTATGGAGATAATTGTAGCCCTGGGCGATATATATGGGGCGAAACGTCTTGTGGATATAAGTTCGGCCCAGATATCTGGTGTTTCCTACAAAACCATTGGCGATGCAGGTCTGGAGTTTGTTGAAGAACTTGCAAAGGACGCACATGTCCGTGTGCCATCCACATTAAACCCTGCAGGTGTAGACCTTAAAATATGGAGGGAACTGGGATTTTCAGAAGAATTCACCCAGAAGCAGCTCAGGATTGTTGAAGCCTACCAGAAGATGGGCATCTCAACTACTTGCACGTGCACTCCCTACCTTGTGGGTAACGTTCCAATGCTTGGATCCCATATAGCTTGGTCAGAATCTTCAGCAGTTTGCTATGCAAACTCTGTTCTTGGCGCCAGAACCAACCGTGAAGGAGGTCCAGGAGCACTTGCAGCCGCAATATGCGGGAAAACAGCAGAATATGGTTACCATCTAGATGAAGAACGGAAGGCCAACCTTGTGGTTGAAGTGGATGCAAATCTTGCGGGTTCAGACTACGGGGCCATTGGATACATGGTTGGAAACAAGGTTGGAGGTGGTGTGCCCTACTTCAAATTCCAGAAAGCACCATCAACAGATGAACTCAAATGGCTGGGAGCTGCACTGGCATCATCAGGAGCTGTTGCGCTTTATCATGTTGAAGGAGTCACCCCAGAATACAAGGATGCCTTAAAAGGTGTTGATGTAGATAAGATATCGCTCGGAAGGTCTGATATCACTGAAGCGCGTCAAAAACTTTCAACAACCACAAAAAAGCCTGATCTAATCTGTCTTGGATGTCCACACGCATCCCTTGAGGAGATACGGGAAATATCCGAGAAAGTGGCTGGCCGCAGTATCAAAAATGAGCTCTGGGTCTGCACATCCATATCAGTTAAGGCTGCTGCAGACAGGATGGGCTACACCTCAATTATAGAAAAAGCAGGAGGTAAAATAGTCTGCGACACATGTATGGTGGTTGCACCCATTGAAGAACTCGAATTTAAGGTTGTAGGTGTAAATTCTGCAAAGGCAGCAAACTACGTGCCCAACATGTGCGGGTTGGAAGTTGTGTTCGACGACTTTGAGAATTTAATTGATTTCGAGGAATAA
- a CDS encoding single-stranded-DNA-specific exonuclease RecJ — translation MIQKQQHSLLNKAEEACDLLRKHIESDHVVRIISHNDADGISAAGVMCNAIARQEGKFHVTIVPRLKDDVLAKILKEKYKLFVFCDMGSASLTPIGRLKGDVIIADHHQTIDSKAEPPENLVHVNPHLYGLDGTSDVSASGLSYLTVRPMDYKELAGLALVGAFGDMQCSNGIEGINKIILEDGTGAGTVEVRDDLKIAYKAQEPLYKALAYTFNPAIKEITGDEEGSRTFLEKLGISYGIKFTELANEEKDLLKEELIRINPNIFGSTYSIPQEIPQLRNIEDYSKLIDACGKNKKHGVGLSICIGDRDGSLKEADLLLKTYRDNIVQGIGWIKKEGSIVLRNIQYIYTADKKRKKVMGTLSSIGLELEILDPEKPVITLSRMDNIVKISGRTTKNLTEKGVNLGSALEDASKSFGGTGGGHNIAAGAVVPYRNMENFLNLVDDVVETQLKAS, via the coding sequence ATGATCCAAAAACAGCAGCACTCCTTGTTAAATAAGGCTGAAGAAGCCTGCGATTTACTTCGCAAGCATATTGAATCGGATCATGTTGTGAGAATAATCTCTCACAACGATGCCGATGGAATTTCCGCTGCCGGAGTTATGTGCAATGCAATTGCCCGGCAGGAGGGTAAATTTCATGTTACAATAGTTCCAAGACTGAAAGATGATGTTCTGGCCAAGATCCTAAAGGAAAAATATAAACTATTTGTTTTCTGTGACATGGGAAGTGCGAGTCTAACCCCAATTGGAAGACTCAAAGGTGACGTGATAATCGCTGACCACCACCAAACCATTGATTCTAAAGCCGAGCCCCCGGAAAATCTAGTTCATGTAAACCCCCATCTATACGGGCTGGACGGTACAAGTGATGTGAGTGCTTCAGGACTTTCATACCTAACAGTACGTCCCATGGATTACAAGGAACTTGCAGGACTGGCCCTTGTGGGTGCCTTTGGAGATATGCAGTGTTCTAACGGCATAGAAGGTATCAACAAAATAATACTGGAAGATGGAACTGGAGCGGGCACGGTTGAGGTTAGAGATGACCTTAAAATAGCTTATAAAGCACAAGAGCCCCTTTACAAGGCACTGGCATATACATTCAACCCCGCTATTAAGGAAATTACGGGTGATGAAGAGGGTTCCAGAACCTTCCTTGAGAAACTTGGTATATCTTACGGAATAAAATTCACAGAACTTGCAAACGAGGAGAAAGACCTCCTGAAAGAAGAGCTTATAAGGATAAATCCAAACATATTCGGAAGTACCTACTCTATTCCACAGGAAATCCCTCAACTTCGTAATATTGAGGATTATTCCAAGTTAATAGATGCCTGTGGTAAGAACAAAAAACACGGTGTGGGCTTAAGTATATGCATAGGGGATAGGGACGGTTCCCTTAAAGAAGCTGATCTTCTCCTTAAGACGTATCGAGACAACATTGTCCAGGGTATTGGATGGATAAAAAAGGAAGGTTCTATTGTTTTAAGGAACATTCAGTACATTTATACCGCTGATAAAAAGAGGAAGAAAGTGATGGGCACACTTTCCAGTATAGGATTGGAACTTGAAATTTTAGACCCTGAAAAACCAGTGATTACTCTATCACGCATGGACAACATAGTGAAGATCTCTGGAAGAACCACCAAAAATCTCACAGAAAAAGGTGTTAATTTAGGGTCAGCCCTTGAAGATGCATCTAAAAGTTTCGGTGGAACTGGTGGAGGACATAATATAGCAGCAGGAGCTGTGGTACCCTACAGGAACATGGAAAACTTCCTGAACCTGGTGGATGACGTAGTGGAAACCCAGCTTAAAGCTAGTTGA
- a CDS encoding 30S ribosomal protein S15, with protein sequence MAIKPEWVEYSTEEIEELVLKLNKEGNSTSKIGIILRDQYGIPDVKVVTGQKITKILEKHGHGLEYPEDLMNLIRKAVNVREHLDENPKDLHTKRGLRIVESNIRRLVRYYTKEGVLPEGWRYDPKTAALLVK encoded by the coding sequence ATGGCAATAAAACCGGAATGGGTTGAATATTCAACAGAAGAGATAGAAGAATTGGTTTTAAAACTCAATAAAGAGGGTAACTCCACAAGTAAGATAGGAATAATACTACGTGACCAGTACGGAATTCCTGATGTTAAGGTTGTAACAGGACAGAAAATTACAAAAATCCTTGAAAAACACGGCCACGGCCTTGAATATCCTGAGGATCTAATGAACCTCATAAGAAAGGCCGTTAACGTAAGGGAACATCTTGATGAAAATCCAAAGGACCTTCACACCAAAAGGGGTCTAAGGATCGTTGAATCAAACATACGAAGACTCGTCAGATACTACACCAAGGAAGGTGTGCTCCCTGAAGGATGGAGATATGATCCAAAAACAGCAGCACTCCTTGTTAAATAA
- a CDS encoding XTP/dITP diphosphatase, giving the protein MKLTFITGNQHKVKEAKGIFDKFGIKLEHADLGYPEIQGDLVDVARYGAKDAAGRFGQPVIVEDAGIFIKSLKWFPGPYSSYVQETLGNKGILKLMSDVEDRYAEFRSVIGYCTPKAEPKTFLGTVKGRIGYKERGKHGFAYDPLFYPEGYDKSFGELTTQEKNDFSHRRQSLEQFAHWYKEL; this is encoded by the coding sequence ATGAAGCTAACATTTATAACTGGTAACCAACACAAAGTAAAAGAAGCCAAAGGAATCTTTGATAAGTTTGGCATCAAACTGGAGCATGCTGACCTCGGCTACCCAGAAATCCAGGGAGATCTGGTAGATGTGGCAAGGTACGGTGCAAAGGATGCTGCAGGGCGTTTTGGACAACCTGTGATTGTAGAAGACGCCGGAATTTTTATAAAATCCCTTAAATGGTTCCCAGGACCTTATTCATCCTACGTTCAGGAAACACTTGGGAATAAGGGTATATTAAAGCTTATGAGTGATGTTGAAGACAGATACGCCGAGTTCAGGTCGGTTATTGGGTATTGCACTCCCAAAGCCGAGCCCAAGACTTTTTTAGGCACTGTTAAGGGACGCATCGGTTACAAAGAGAGGGGAAAACATGGTTTTGCCTATGATCCCCTTTTTTATCCAGAAGGCTATGATAAAAGCTTCGGAGAACTAACCACACAAGAGAAGAACGACTTTTCTCATCGTAGACAATCGCTTGAGCAATTTGCACATTGGTATAAAGAACTGTAA
- a CDS encoding bifunctional N(6)-L-threonylcarbamoyladenine synthase/serine/threonine protein kinase, giving the protein MIKVICIGIEGTAEKTGVGIVDSNGKILASQGNPLIPESGGIHPREAAEHHAANIVPLIKDALHESGLGLEDMDLVAFSRGPGLGPALRTVATAARSLALSLNIPIVGVNHCIGHVEIGRLTTGAEDPVTLYVSGGNTQIIAFDAGRYRVFGETLDIAMGNCIDQFSRSVGLGHPGGPVVEKLALKSRNHIKLPYTVKGMDLSFSGLLTAAIRKYESGEAIEDVCYSLQETAFSMLVEVTERALAHSKKREVMLCGGVAANNRLREMLSIMAEEHYAEFHMPPMKYCGDNGAMIAWMGQLMHSHSLVKGMEDTEVIQKYRTDQVDVPWRKSSPKHLRLPAEMLEKGAEANIYPDKWMGEEVLMKNRIPKTYRIEEIDHYLRKKRTKREAKLLSEAKRCGVITPIVYDINKEEKTIVMEKIRGKPVKDVFDNLDIDSMKELCEKIGKNVAKLHNCGIIHGDLTTSNMILHDDEIVFIDFGLGRISDLVEDKGVDLLVFKKAISGIHHEVGEECFDSILQGYRIAKDCDEVVGKVEEIEGRGRYTANNNNSHNKI; this is encoded by the coding sequence GTGATCAAAGTGATATGCATCGGAATAGAAGGAACTGCAGAAAAGACAGGAGTTGGAATAGTTGACTCAAACGGGAAAATCCTGGCATCACAGGGCAACCCATTAATCCCTGAAAGTGGGGGAATTCATCCAAGAGAAGCTGCAGAACACCATGCAGCCAACATAGTGCCGCTTATAAAGGATGCACTCCATGAGTCAGGGTTAGGCCTTGAAGATATGGATCTTGTGGCATTTTCAAGAGGTCCTGGTCTTGGACCGGCCCTCAGAACAGTTGCAACAGCCGCTAGAAGCCTTGCACTTTCACTCAACATTCCAATTGTGGGTGTAAACCACTGCATAGGCCATGTTGAGATAGGAAGACTCACCACAGGTGCTGAAGACCCTGTGACTCTCTACGTGAGTGGAGGGAATACACAGATAATTGCATTCGATGCCGGGCGCTACCGAGTCTTTGGTGAAACCCTTGACATAGCGATGGGCAACTGTATAGACCAGTTTTCACGTTCTGTGGGACTGGGACATCCAGGAGGGCCTGTGGTTGAGAAACTGGCATTAAAATCCAGAAACCATATAAAACTTCCCTACACAGTTAAGGGGATGGATTTATCATTTTCAGGGCTTCTAACTGCAGCAATAAGGAAATATGAATCGGGAGAGGCGATTGAGGATGTTTGCTACAGCCTTCAGGAGACTGCATTTTCCATGCTCGTTGAAGTCACTGAAAGGGCACTTGCTCACTCAAAAAAACGTGAGGTTATGCTCTGCGGAGGAGTGGCTGCAAACAACAGGCTCAGGGAAATGCTCAGCATCATGGCTGAGGAACATTATGCAGAATTCCACATGCCTCCCATGAAGTACTGTGGAGACAACGGGGCCATGATCGCGTGGATGGGCCAGCTCATGCACAGTCACAGTCTGGTCAAAGGCATGGAAGATACAGAAGTTATTCAAAAGTACAGAACAGACCAGGTGGACGTTCCATGGAGGAAAAGTTCCCCAAAACATCTGCGACTGCCTGCAGAGATGCTGGAGAAGGGTGCGGAGGCCAACATTTATCCGGACAAATGGATGGGTGAAGAGGTTCTTATGAAAAATAGAATCCCTAAAACATATCGTATAGAAGAGATAGACCATTACCTACGGAAAAAGAGAACAAAACGTGAGGCTAAACTTTTAAGTGAGGCAAAACGCTGCGGAGTCATCACCCCCATTGTTTACGATATAAACAAGGAAGAAAAAACCATCGTAATGGAAAAAATTCGTGGAAAGCCCGTGAAAGACGTCTTTGATAATCTGGATATTGATAGCATGAAGGAGTTGTGCGAAAAAATAGGCAAAAACGTTGCAAAACTTCACAACTGTGGAATAATTCACGGAGACCTTACAACAAGCAACATGATCCTCCATGACGATGAAATTGTCTTTATAGACTTCGGCCTCGGCAGGATCTCGGATCTAGTTGAGGATAAGGGTGTGGACCTCCTGGTGTTCAAGAAGGCCATTTCAGGCATTCACCATGAAGTTGGAGAGGAATGTTTTGATTCCATTCTTCAAGGATATAGGATTGCAAAAGATTGTGATGAAGTAGTTGGCAAGGTTGAGGAGATTGAAGGAAGGGGTCGTTATACAGCTAATAATAACAATAGCCACAATAAGATTTAA
- the cobT gene encoding nicotinate mononucleotide-dependent phosphoribosyltransferase CobT codes for MKNAIKSYGSSDILHKLENKDSLFLCAIASTRISRIPGITGAGATPELTDYTPAADVELVLNGKPQCLPDIAKTIVDGVPTPTPAVITKASVELADIPFLVADAGAAVKPNLPYFKINEEPGGNIKMGKAVKNSKDIFDRGVMLGRTLSKLTDHLVIGESTPAGTTTALGVLTAMGYDVDHKISGSTPENPHKLKHQLVEDGLQAAGFSAGELSSRPFEAVNAVGDPMIPAVAGIAVGSSVPVTLAGGTQMMAVCAIISEAAPDFNFDNLAVATTIFVAEDKNADINYISRQIAGTTVFAVDPEFERSESGLKNYTTGSVKEGVGAGGAMMAAILKGIDVGDIRRKTEDICRRML; via the coding sequence ATGAAGAATGCTATAAAAAGCTACGGTTCATCAGATATACTTCACAAATTGGAAAATAAAGATTCACTCTTTTTATGTGCCATAGCAAGCACAAGAATATCAAGAATTCCCGGAATAACAGGTGCAGGTGCAACTCCTGAACTTACAGACTACACACCTGCAGCGGACGTTGAACTGGTTTTGAATGGAAAACCCCAGTGCCTTCCAGATATAGCTAAAACAATAGTTGATGGAGTACCTACTCCAACTCCTGCTGTGATAACCAAAGCATCGGTGGAACTTGCTGACATTCCATTCCTGGTTGCAGATGCCGGTGCCGCCGTAAAACCGAATTTACCCTATTTTAAAATAAATGAAGAACCCGGTGGAAACATAAAGATGGGAAAAGCAGTTAAAAATTCCAAGGACATCTTCGATAGGGGTGTTATGCTTGGTCGAACCCTCTCAAAACTCACGGATCACCTTGTGATTGGGGAGAGCACCCCTGCAGGCACAACAACGGCCCTGGGTGTTTTAACTGCCATGGGCTACGATGTTGACCATAAAATCAGTGGCAGCACACCTGAAAACCCCCACAAACTCAAACATCAACTTGTGGAAGATGGTCTTCAGGCTGCAGGGTTCAGTGCAGGAGAACTTTCATCAAGACCATTTGAAGCCGTGAACGCGGTTGGTGACCCAATGATTCCTGCAGTTGCTGGTATTGCAGTTGGAAGCAGCGTTCCAGTAACTCTAGCAGGGGGTACACAGATGATGGCGGTCTGTGCAATTATTAGTGAAGCTGCACCGGACTTTAACTTTGACAACCTCGCAGTTGCAACCACCATATTCGTTGCAGAGGATAAAAATGCCGATATAAACTACATATCTCGCCAAATTGCAGGCACAACTGTGTTTGCAGTGGACCCAGAATTTGAAAGATCTGAAAGCGGCCTTAAAAATTACACCACAGGTTCTGTGAAGGAAGGAGTTGGCGCAGGTGGTGCAATGATGGCAGCAATTCTTAAAGGTATTGATGTTGGAGATATAAGAAGAAAAACAGAGGACATATGCAGACGTATGCTCTAA
- a CDS encoding stage II sporulation protein M, with protein sequence MPNKLKPNKKWIKTFLHGFIPSKYAFLTFLIFYFAGFIFAYVAPHLAQSNFNGGFLLGELDAKIQVPQTITLVYLENQFIHYLGAVSWGLFVNNMRTSFLCIFSGIAIVPVVLISLFSSLGAVTYLLILKVGIFKAFLIIFGSFHLYFEVLAAMLVIDAFLKFYGSFLISIREGSTRRFKNEVIYGVLPILLSIIVLLAVAAVLEVFWSTWWVYILTHSHVSWQNFYLGLYSCIVR encoded by the coding sequence ATGCCAAATAAATTGAAACCCAATAAAAAATGGATTAAAACGTTTTTACACGGATTTATACCGTCGAAGTATGCTTTTCTAACTTTTTTAATATTCTATTTTGCAGGATTCATTTTTGCGTACGTTGCACCTCATTTAGCCCAGTCAAATTTTAATGGGGGTTTTTTACTAGGAGAGCTAGATGCTAAAATACAGGTTCCCCAAACCATAACCCTCGTCTACCTTGAAAATCAATTTATCCATTATTTGGGGGCAGTTTCTTGGGGTTTGTTCGTGAACAACATGCGGACCAGTTTTTTGTGTATATTCAGTGGAATTGCCATTGTTCCAGTTGTGCTCATAAGTCTTTTCAGCTCCCTGGGTGCAGTTACCTACCTTCTCATATTAAAAGTGGGTATTTTCAAGGCATTTTTGATCATTTTTGGGTCTTTTCACCTTTACTTTGAAGTTTTAGCTGCAATGCTGGTTATAGATGCATTTCTAAAGTTTTATGGATCGTTTTTAATTTCAATAAGGGAAGGATCCACCCGAAGATTTAAAAATGAGGTTATATATGGAGTTTTACCAATTTTATTAAGTATAATAGTTCTTTTGGCTGTTGCAGCAGTTCTTGAGGTATTCTGGAGTACATGGTGGGTTTACATACTCACCCATAGCCACGTTTCCTGGCAGAACTTTTATTTGGGCCTTTACTCCTGTATTGTGCGATGA
- the uppP gene encoding undecaprenyl-diphosphatase UppP, protein MIDINLIQIIQAIILGMVQGLTEFLPVSSSAHLVFFPYILGTKSSVAFDTVLHLGTLVAVVSFFWRDILSMIKALVSSILDLFRGTFKEGVKEDVYKRLVWLLVVGTIPAGIMGIAFKNEFEALFTSVLAVGFFLLITGVLLWTAEHYKRGNKEVKEVSFKNALAIGIFQGFAIAPGISRSGATISAGLFSGLNRELAARYSFLLSIPAILGAALVQVKDITAIDMTLTALIAGFLAAVIFGYLAIKLLLKIIKEWSLVIFAYYCWIVGIASIIIAMVYHL, encoded by the coding sequence ATGATTGACATAAATTTAATTCAAATAATTCAAGCAATAATTCTAGGGATGGTCCAGGGTTTAACAGAGTTCCTACCCGTAAGTAGCTCAGCTCACCTGGTATTTTTCCCATACATCCTGGGAACAAAGTCAAGTGTTGCATTTGACACCGTTCTCCACCTAGGAACACTGGTTGCAGTTGTTTCGTTCTTCTGGAGGGATATACTATCGATGATAAAAGCGTTGGTATCAAGCATCCTCGACCTATTCAGAGGAACATTCAAAGAAGGTGTAAAAGAAGACGTTTACAAAAGACTCGTATGGCTCCTTGTGGTTGGTACGATTCCAGCAGGTATTATGGGTATAGCATTTAAAAACGAGTTTGAAGCTCTCTTCACCTCGGTACTTGCCGTAGGTTTCTTCCTGCTCATAACAGGTGTACTGCTATGGACAGCTGAACACTACAAACGTGGAAACAAGGAAGTTAAAGAAGTTTCATTTAAAAACGCTCTGGCAATTGGAATATTCCAGGGATTTGCAATAGCACCGGGTATATCCCGGTCAGGGGCAACAATATCAGCTGGACTCTTCTCTGGACTCAACAGGGAACTTGCAGCAAGGTACAGCTTCCTGCTTTCCATACCAGCAATTCTTGGAGCTGCCCTGGTACAAGTCAAAGACATAACCGCCATTGATATGACCCTAACTGCCCTCATAGCAGGTTTTCTTGCCGCGGTCATATTTGGTTACCTTGCAATAAAGCTTCTCCTGAAAATAATAAAGGAATGGAGCCTGGTTATATTCGCATACTACTGCTGGATCGTTGGTATCGCATCTATAATCATTGCAATGGTGTATCATCTGTAA
- the ilvE gene encoding branched-chain-amino-acid transaminase yields the protein MAFDESGKIWFNGKLVDWKDANIHVLSHVVHYGSSVFEGIRCYNTEKGPAIFRLREHVQRLINSGKIYRMDIPYGVDELSDAIIETIKANDLKECYIRPVAFRGYKELGVFPLNCPLETVIAVWGWGQYLGEEALEQGVDVGVSTWRRMAPDTMPNMAKAGSNYMNSQLAKVESVMNGYDEAIMLDYQGLVGEGSGENVFVIKDGTIYTPPISSSLLGGITRDSIIQMARDMGLEVSEQQMPREMLYIADEAFLTGTAAEVTPIRSIDKITIGAGKRGKITKKLQDKFFEVVNAKCEDEHGWLTFLD from the coding sequence ATGGCATTTGATGAATCTGGAAAAATTTGGTTTAACGGAAAATTAGTTGATTGGAAAGATGCAAACATACATGTTTTATCTCACGTTGTTCACTACGGATCCAGCGTGTTTGAAGGAATAAGATGTTATAACACTGAAAAAGGCCCGGCAATTTTTAGGTTGCGAGAGCACGTACAAAGACTCATTAACTCGGGAAAGATCTACAGAATGGACATTCCATACGGTGTCGACGAGCTTTCAGACGCAATAATCGAAACAATAAAGGCCAACGACCTTAAAGAGTGTTATATAAGGCCGGTAGCCTTCAGGGGCTATAAGGAACTGGGAGTATTCCCATTGAACTGCCCTCTTGAAACTGTAATTGCAGTTTGGGGTTGGGGGCAGTACCTTGGTGAAGAAGCACTTGAACAAGGCGTTGATGTTGGTGTTTCAACCTGGAGGCGTATGGCACCCGACACCATGCCAAACATGGCAAAGGCAGGATCCAACTACATGAACTCCCAGCTTGCAAAGGTTGAATCTGTGATGAACGGCTACGACGAGGCAATAATGCTCGATTATCAGGGTCTTGTTGGAGAAGGAAGTGGTGAAAACGTCTTTGTTATCAAGGACGGTACCATCTACACGCCGCCAATATCATCATCCCTGCTTGGGGGAATCACAAGGGATTCAATAATTCAAATGGCCAGGGATATGGGACTGGAGGTTAGCGAACAACAGATGCCGCGTGAAATGCTTTACATTGCAGACGAGGCATTCCTAACAGGTACGGCTGCAGAGGTCACACCAATCAGGTCCATAGATAAGATCACCATAGGTGCGGGTAAAAGAGGAAAAATAACAAAAAAACTTCAGGATAAGTTCTTTGAAGTTGTTAACGCCAAATGTGAAGATGAACACGGTTGGTTAACCTTCCTCGACTGA